A part of Oncorhynchus kisutch isolate 150728-3 linkage group LG2, Okis_V2, whole genome shotgun sequence genomic DNA contains:
- the vmo1b gene encoding vitelline membrane outer layer 1 homolog b has translation MRLTSVNMTTPLFTALSFLAVLALGSCLALLPEEQPYVERAGIQYSARPYTSLLTVPNGEQFGNWTWPEMCPDKFFAVGFMVRVESEQYGLDDTALNGIRLICAKDEDRSFLYTIESHTGFFGDWSDPQYCPRGVLTSFQLRVEPHQGLFGDDTAANNVRFRCSSNPTLAGAGLDYGEYSLWSQDCGDGGICGIETKMEEYQYGLDDSSLNDVRFHCCAKLQQ, from the exons ATGAGACTGACTTCTGTCAACATGACTACCCCTCTGTTCACTGCTCTTTCCTTCCTGGCTGTGCTGGCCCTTGGGTCATGTCTAGCTCTCTTGCCTGAGGAGCAGCCCTATGTGGAGCGTGCTGGTATCCAATACAGCGCTAGGCCTTACACCTCCCTCCTCACCGTGCCCAATGGAGAGCAGTTTGGGAACTGGACCTGGCCCGAGATGTGTCCCGACAAGTTCTTCGCCGTTGGGTTCATGGTCCGG GTGGAGTCCGAACAGTACGGTCTGGACGACACTGCCCTGAATGGCATTCGCTTGATCTGCGCTAAGGACGAAGATAGGAGCTTCTTGTACACCATTGAGTCTCACACTGGATT ctTTGGTGACTGGTCGGACCCCCAGTATTGCCCCAGGGGTGTGCTGACTTCCTTCCAGCTGCGTGTGGAGCCCCACCAGGGTCTGTTCGGTGACGACACAGCCGCCAACAACGTCAGGTTCCGCTGCAGCAGCAACCCCACCCTCGCAGGCGCCGGCCTGGACTACGGCGAGTACAGCCTCTGGAGCCAGGATTGTGGCGATGGAGGAATCTGTGGCATCGAGACCAAGATGGAGGAATACCAGTACGGTCTGGATGACTCATCTCTCAATGACGTGCGCTTCCACTGCTGCGCCAAACTCCAGCAG TAA